In the genome of Paenibacillus antri, one region contains:
- a CDS encoding lipopolysaccharide biosynthesis protein, whose product MKVKSKVFIKNLSYSFSANLISLLISTILILVVPSYIGLLDYGYWQLYMFYTSFIAYLSFGLTDGAYLRYGGYEYHKLHKPVFVSQYWFLVALDVVALFLIMLFISYSALDISKKNVIFLACLNGVIIVPRSLLIFTLQTTNKVKESSIIIIIEKVVYFAMIIIILASGNKRFELLIYSDLVGKISSLLFSYVVCKDLVFGRYESFKNSVKEIAVNISAGSKLMIANLASMLIIGIVRLYIERSWSIETFGKISFTLSISSMALLFINSIGLVLFPTLRRLAYDSLPTLYGKIRPLIGIPLTAFLTLYFPLKGILYQWLPEYRESLVFMAILFPMFIYESKMNMLIATFLKALRKEKHILIINLIVVVASLIITLANALIIKNLYFSIFSIVALLAIRCVLAEELLCRLLKLKFNRDTIFELVISVFFIIIALKLSNFIGFLVYTGMISLYFFLKKDDLLLLWSSSLNKRITN is encoded by the coding sequence ATGAAAGTTAAATCCAAGGTTTTCATCAAAAATTTATCCTATTCTTTTAGCGCAAATCTGATTTCATTACTTATATCCACAATATTAATTCTAGTCGTGCCCTCTTATATTGGTTTATTGGATTATGGCTATTGGCAATTGTATATGTTTTATACATCATTTATTGCATACTTATCCTTTGGCTTGACAGACGGTGCTTATTTGAGGTACGGAGGATATGAGTATCATAAGCTTCATAAACCGGTGTTTGTTTCCCAGTACTGGTTTTTGGTGGCTCTTGATGTTGTTGCACTGTTTTTAATAATGCTTTTTATTAGCTACTCTGCATTGGATATTTCAAAAAAGAATGTAATTTTCCTTGCATGCCTTAATGGTGTAATAATAGTTCCACGTTCATTATTGATTTTTACGTTGCAGACAACAAATAAGGTAAAAGAATCTTCAATAATTATTATCATTGAGAAAGTGGTTTATTTCGCGATGATAATAATCATTCTTGCTTCAGGAAACAAAAGGTTTGAGTTATTAATATATTCGGATCTCGTTGGTAAAATTTCCTCACTATTGTTTTCATACGTTGTTTGTAAGGATTTGGTGTTCGGAAGGTATGAATCCTTTAAAAATAGTGTAAAGGAAATTGCAGTCAACATTTCCGCGGGAAGTAAATTGATGATTGCTAATCTAGCAAGCATGTTAATTATAGGGATAGTACGTTTATACATAGAAAGAAGCTGGAGCATTGAAACCTTTGGAAAAATCTCGTTTACCTTAAGTATATCTAGCATGGCGCTTTTGTTCATCAATTCAATCGGATTGGTTCTATTTCCAACGTTGCGTCGGTTAGCGTATGATTCATTACCTACTCTTTATGGGAAAATAAGACCATTAATAGGGATACCATTAACAGCATTCTTAACTTTATATTTCCCACTGAAGGGTATATTGTATCAATGGTTGCCAGAATATAGGGAAAGTTTAGTATTCATGGCCATACTTTTTCCGATGTTCATCTACGAGAGCAAAATGAATATGCTCATAGCTACATTTCTTAAAGCACTTCGGAAAGAAAAACATATACTGATTATAAACTTGATTGTTGTTGTAGCTTCACTAATTATTACATTAGCTAACGCTTTAATAATTAAGAACCTTTATTTTTCTATATTCTCTATTGTAGCGTTATTGGCAATCAGATGCGTCCTTGCTGAAGAGTTATTATGCAGGCTATTAAAATTAAAATTTAATAGAGACACTATTTTTGAGTTAGTGATTTCAGTATTTTTTATAATAATTGCTTTGAAACTAAGTAATTTTATTGGATTTCTAGTTTATACTGGAATGATTTCATTATACTTTTTCCTTAAAAAGGATGATCTTTTACTACTATGGTCTTCAAGTTTGAATAAGAGAATTACAAATTAG
- a CDS encoding UDP-glucose dehydrogenase family protein, whose product MNISVAGTGYVGLVAGVCFAEMGHCVTCVDVDENKINLLKSGVSPIFEKDLELLMKKNYLCGRVDYTTDFQSAYRNADAIFIGVGTPEHPDGSANLSYIATVARQIAESIEKDCLVVVKSTVPVGTNDKVEQFIHDFLVHDVRVEVASNPEFLAQGSAVNDTLHAARIVIGTESKWAEEILRKIYEPFNLPIVSVSRRSAEMIKYASNDFLALKISYMNDIANLCELVGADIQDVAKGMSFDDRIGSKFLNAGIGFGGSCFPKDTKALEYLAKQHGYELRTVKSAIDVNKDQKTVLFRKASKRLITFHGLKVAVLGLTFKPGTDDLREAASLENVPLLLEQGAEIFAFDPVGSNNFAKVHPQGANGKGSITYVGNIEAALDGANVCFIFTEWGEIKAVSPKLYKKLMRTPLVYDGRNIYNLKDMKLAGVEYYSIGRPGSTIKWR is encoded by the coding sequence ATGAATATCTCTGTTGCAGGTACTGGCTATGTTGGATTAGTTGCAGGTGTTTGCTTTGCCGAAATGGGACATTGCGTAACCTGTGTAGATGTCGATGAGAATAAAATTAATCTTTTAAAGTCAGGTGTATCGCCTATTTTCGAGAAAGATCTAGAATTGTTAATGAAAAAAAATTACTTATGTGGAAGAGTCGACTATACAACTGATTTCCAATCAGCCTACAGGAATGCAGATGCAATCTTTATAGGTGTCGGTACTCCAGAGCATCCCGACGGTTCTGCGAACCTCTCGTACATCGCAACAGTCGCTAGGCAAATTGCGGAGTCAATTGAGAAAGATTGCCTCGTTGTAGTGAAATCGACTGTTCCTGTGGGAACGAATGATAAGGTGGAGCAGTTCATTCATGATTTTTTGGTCCATGACGTCAGGGTTGAGGTGGCGTCAAACCCGGAGTTTCTAGCCCAAGGCTCGGCTGTCAATGATACATTACACGCAGCACGTATCGTTATTGGGACGGAAAGCAAGTGGGCAGAGGAGATTCTTAGAAAAATATATGAACCATTCAACTTGCCGATCGTCTCTGTAAGTAGAAGGTCTGCGGAGATGATAAAATATGCTTCGAATGATTTTCTTGCCCTTAAGATCTCCTACATGAATGATATTGCTAATTTATGTGAGCTTGTTGGGGCGGATATTCAAGACGTAGCCAAAGGAATGAGCTTCGATGATCGCATCGGCAGCAAGTTTTTGAATGCGGGCATCGGTTTTGGTGGCTCTTGTTTTCCAAAAGACACGAAGGCATTGGAATATTTGGCGAAGCAACATGGTTATGAGCTAAGGACGGTAAAATCAGCGATCGATGTGAATAAGGATCAAAAAACAGTTTTATTTAGGAAGGCTAGCAAGCGCCTTATTACGTTTCACGGTCTTAAGGTAGCTGTACTCGGCTTAACTTTTAAACCGGGCACAGATGATTTACGCGAAGCGGCCTCGTTGGAAAATGTACCTTTATTATTGGAGCAAGGTGCGGAAATTTTCGCTTTTGATCCAGTTGGGTCAAACAACTTTGCTAAGGTTCACCCACAAGGCGCAAATGGAAAAGGAAGTATCACATACGTCGGAAACATTGAGGCGGCATTGGATGGAGCAAATGTATGCTTCATCTTTACCGAGTGGGGGGAGATTAAGGCAGTTTCCCCAAAACTATATAAGAAACTTATGAGGACTCCATTGGTGTACGATGGAAGGAATATATACAATCTTAAAGATATGAAACTCGCTGGTGTAGAGTATTATTCCATTGGCAGACCTGGGAGTACCATAAAGTGGAGGTGA
- a CDS encoding tyrosine-protein phosphatase gives MIDIHSHILPGADDGSPSLEGSLEMARAAVSDGIQIIAATPHHKDGYFVNEKIAILKAVEQLNDALRQADIPLMVVPGQEVRHYESLIEDLYDGSRLLTINNSKYLLLEFPSGDVPSNIQDTLHELGILGITPIIAHPERNRAIASKPDLMEELIEWGALAQVTSQSLVGRFGPKVQRTAEELCRRNLVHLIATDAHNITTRPFLMREAMEWVMREQGDTYRQYYETNAKHVLSDLPIRRMGTVRTKKKSLFFWRK, from the coding sequence ATGATTGACATACACTCCCATATTCTCCCCGGCGCCGACGACGGATCACCTTCCTTAGAGGGTTCATTGGAGATGGCGCGGGCTGCAGTATCAGATGGGATTCAGATAATTGCTGCTACGCCTCACCATAAAGACGGATATTTTGTGAATGAGAAAATTGCTATTCTTAAGGCCGTGGAACAATTAAATGATGCTCTTCGACAAGCGGATATCCCATTAATGGTGGTTCCAGGCCAAGAAGTTCGTCACTATGAGTCCTTAATTGAAGATTTGTATGATGGGTCACGATTGCTTACGATCAATAACTCAAAGTATTTGCTGCTGGAGTTTCCTTCAGGGGATGTACCGTCAAACATTCAGGATACGCTTCATGAACTTGGGATCCTAGGGATCACTCCAATTATTGCCCACCCGGAACGAAATCGTGCTATAGCATCGAAGCCGGATTTGATGGAAGAACTGATCGAGTGGGGGGCACTAGCCCAAGTGACCTCCCAATCTCTTGTAGGTCGCTTCGGTCCGAAGGTCCAGAGAACGGCTGAAGAACTCTGCCGAAGAAATTTAGTTCATCTGATCGCTACAGATGCGCATAACATCACGACACGACCTTTTCTAATGAGGGAAGCAATGGAATGGGTTATGAGAGAACAAGGGGATACATATCGCCAGTACTACGAGACTAACGCTAAACATGTATTGTCGGATCTTCCGATTAGGAGAATGGGAACCGTGAGAACAAAGAAAAAATCCCTATTCTTTTGGCGCAAGTAA
- a CDS encoding S-layer homology domain-containing protein, whose amino-acid sequence MKKKVLKTTVAASLVFGSIAGIPLSNKGIQELFGTPVASASITSENPLPVEANELLQRMIRVYNQLTPEEQAEVKQLSIDLSGSVVPENEYLVEPIINFVNAKQEGENEINAQDTLPIIAAFSIALSSDQETLSKGLNGLRESEHVRTWVSKILAGSGVSLDGENQLQVSDFVAFLNASQSAVANQFTLTKALTYLNAHKDGTLLTTQRAALKADLKAAYETVIGNTSLKLSQALTYYTSLPGEKTALAEALADTALNYLDKFDSDTKATTAILKGIVRSEAKLASTSGGVELTPRLTIFDKDISDLVTWGVETPNSFISFTGGKFVLSSSAPADTNVTASVYAKDKLFDELVFKGDITLRRASESGPVGGGPAPSTGLPPQAAEQAQAAKKAVEEAKAKLAEASPQEKSKIMKEALKNVKEAIKEIGKVSLSNAVTVTNGKATANVNVGQLQQQLAAIKSEVEALKASLKELDANANVNMALTLDLGDVDADEVSLQLVGALLTAVTGAGATSINVTVNGAGINFAPSEVAAGTTLTISNASDDSVSEIADVVTFTFVSPAGGEIDEFDRPVSLTLSVDPEADFDEELLTAAKVTEDGLEIVGGTYEDGTVTAPRSTLSTYTVIENDVEFADTASVGAWAGKEIKVVAAKGIVEGRGAGDFDPNANVTRAEFAKMISKALGIAGGSAKESFSDVSADDWFQPYVAAVSKWGITNGRTPSSFDPNAPITRAEMATMIARGLQQVRGEQSFIANEDVLAQFKDADQILATLEDGVAFAADLGIVQGLPTEEFAPNAHTTRAQAAVMIYRLLQQ is encoded by the coding sequence ATGAAGAAGAAAGTATTAAAGACTACTGTGGCAGCAAGCTTGGTTTTCGGGTCCATTGCTGGGATTCCGTTGAGCAATAAGGGAATTCAAGAGCTGTTCGGAACTCCGGTTGCAAGTGCATCGATAACCTCGGAAAATCCGCTCCCGGTAGAAGCGAATGAATTGTTGCAGCGGATGATTCGTGTCTACAACCAACTGACTCCGGAAGAACAAGCGGAAGTCAAGCAGTTAAGTATTGATCTGAGTGGAAGCGTAGTACCGGAGAATGAATATCTTGTAGAACCGATCATCAATTTCGTTAATGCGAAGCAAGAAGGCGAGAACGAGATTAATGCACAGGACACTCTGCCAATAATCGCGGCATTCTCCATCGCGCTTTCGAGCGATCAAGAGACGCTTAGCAAGGGCTTAAACGGGCTCCGCGAAAGCGAACACGTTCGCACATGGGTCTCCAAGATCTTAGCCGGCAGTGGCGTGAGTCTGGATGGAGAGAATCAACTCCAAGTCTCCGACTTTGTAGCCTTCTTGAATGCATCTCAGTCGGCTGTTGCCAACCAATTTACGTTGACAAAAGCGCTGACCTACTTGAACGCGCATAAAGACGGGACACTGTTGACGACGCAGCGGGCTGCCTTGAAGGCTGACCTGAAAGCGGCCTACGAAACTGTGATTGGTAATACAAGCCTGAAGCTTTCCCAAGCACTCACTTACTACACGTCCCTGCCTGGCGAGAAAACGGCCTTGGCTGAAGCGCTTGCGGATACTGCACTGAATTACTTGGACAAGTTCGACAGCGATACGAAGGCTACCACCGCGATTCTGAAGGGAATCGTCCGTTCCGAAGCGAAGCTTGCGTCTACCTCGGGAGGCGTAGAGTTGACGCCGCGGCTTACGATCTTTGATAAGGATATCTCGGACTTGGTTACTTGGGGAGTCGAGACGCCAAATAGCTTTATTAGCTTTACCGGCGGCAAGTTCGTCTTGAGCAGCTCCGCACCGGCGGATACGAACGTTACAGCTTCGGTATACGCGAAGGATAAGTTATTTGATGAGTTGGTTTTCAAAGGTGATATTACTCTCCGCAGAGCCTCCGAATCCGGTCCGGTTGGCGGCGGCCCAGCACCGAGCACGGGGCTTCCTCCGCAAGCGGCTGAACAAGCTCAAGCTGCGAAGAAAGCAGTAGAAGAGGCGAAGGCAAAGCTCGCGGAAGCTTCTCCGCAAGAGAAGAGCAAGATTATGAAGGAAGCCCTCAAGAACGTGAAAGAGGCAATTAAGGAGATTGGCAAGGTTTCCTTGTCCAACGCGGTGACGGTAACGAACGGCAAGGCGACAGCCAACGTGAATGTTGGGCAGTTGCAGCAGCAGCTTGCCGCAATTAAATCGGAAGTAGAAGCGTTGAAAGCGTCGTTGAAGGAGCTCGACGCCAATGCCAACGTAAACATGGCGCTGACGCTTGACCTTGGCGACGTCGATGCGGACGAAGTCAGCCTTCAGTTGGTTGGCGCGCTTCTCACGGCTGTAACTGGGGCAGGCGCAACATCCATCAACGTTACGGTGAACGGTGCGGGCATCAACTTCGCTCCTTCGGAGGTCGCAGCCGGAACGACGCTGACGATTAGCAACGCCTCGGATGATTCCGTCAGCGAAATTGCCGATGTAGTAACGTTCACGTTCGTCTCCCCGGCAGGTGGCGAAATCGACGAGTTCGATCGTCCGGTATCCCTGACGCTGTCGGTGGATCCGGAAGCGGACTTCGACGAAGAGCTTCTGACGGCTGCGAAGGTAACGGAAGACGGTCTTGAGATTGTAGGAGGCACCTACGAGGACGGTACGGTGACGGCCCCTCGCTCGACGTTGTCGACGTATACGGTCATTGAGAATGACGTCGAATTTGCGGATACGGCATCGGTAGGCGCGTGGGCCGGTAAGGAAATCAAAGTCGTTGCGGCGAAGGGCATCGTAGAAGGCCGCGGCGCCGGCGACTTCGACCCGAACGCCAACGTGACGCGTGCCGAATTCGCGAAGATGATTTCCAAGGCGCTCGGCATCGCCGGCGGCAGCGCGAAGGAGAGCTTCTCCGACGTGTCCGCAGACGATTGGTTCCAACCGTATGTCGCGGCTGTCTCGAAGTGGGGCATTACGAACGGCAGAACGCCTTCGAGCTTCGATCCGAACGCGCCGATTACGCGTGCGGAGATGGCGACGATGATCGCTCGCGGACTGCAGCAAGTGCGCGGCGAACAAAGCTTCATCGCGAATGAAGACGTATTGGCGCAGTTCAAGGATGCGGATCAGATCCTTGCAACGCTCGAGGATGGAGTCGCGTTCGCGGCTGATCTGGGTATCGTTCAAGGGCTTCCGACGGAGGAATTCGCACCGAACGCCCACACGACTCGAGCGCAAGCGGCGGTTATGATCTATCGCCTGCTGCAACAATAA
- a CDS encoding YveK family protein, whose product MELELELKDYVKIVRKRLWLILTVVVLASIAAGVVSMYVLKPVYEASTKLIVNQSNEAATGMQQLDLNAVNLNLRLIDTYKEIIKTPAIMDKVMSEHPKFGLTAGELSDKVRVSSVNNTQVMTLVVEDGSYERAAAIVNAISIVFQREIPSIMNVDNVSILNEAPSNASPSPVKPNVKLNIAIAFVVSLMVMLGIAFLLEYLDDTIKTERDVETVIGLPTLTAIAKTTDEDFTHGAKSSKRKVTDKRAVLEQ is encoded by the coding sequence ATGGAACTGGAGTTAGAACTGAAGGATTATGTAAAGATTGTACGGAAGCGATTGTGGCTTATCCTGACGGTCGTTGTATTGGCCAGCATCGCGGCCGGAGTCGTAAGCATGTATGTCTTGAAGCCTGTGTATGAAGCATCGACGAAGCTGATCGTGAATCAGTCGAACGAAGCCGCGACCGGAATGCAGCAGCTTGATCTGAATGCCGTTAACTTAAACTTGCGCTTGATCGATACATATAAGGAAATCATTAAGACGCCAGCGATCATGGATAAGGTGATGTCCGAGCATCCCAAGTTCGGACTTACCGCGGGCGAGTTGAGCGACAAGGTGCGTGTTAGCTCGGTGAATAACACGCAGGTCATGACCCTGGTTGTAGAGGATGGCTCCTATGAACGCGCGGCAGCCATTGTCAATGCAATCTCGATCGTGTTCCAAAGAGAAATCCCCTCGATCATGAACGTGGACAACGTCTCCATCTTGAATGAAGCGCCATCGAATGCATCGCCTTCCCCGGTGAAGCCCAACGTGAAGTTGAACATCGCGATAGCGTTCGTAGTATCCTTGATGGTTATGCTAGGGATCGCCTTCTTGTTAGAATATTTGGACGATACGATTAAGACGGAACGCGATGTCGAGACGGTAATCGGATTGCCGACCTTGACCGCGATCGCGAAGACGACAGACGAAGATTTCACCCACGGGGCGAAAAGTTCTAAACGAAAGGTGACTGACAAACGTGCCGTCCTTGAGCAGTAA
- a CDS encoding CpsD/CapB family tyrosine-protein kinase, with the protein MPSLSSKRKIIAQHNPRSPISEAYVKLRTNIELSAVDSPIQVIMTTSANPGDGKSTTASNLGVVYAQAEKKTLIIDADLRKPTMHHYFMLSNRGGLTSVLTNQSRFESVVRDTSTPNLQVLTSGPIPPNPSELLSSKRMSHLIEELRSQYDTIIIDSPPTLAVADAQIISTLTDGVLLVLSSGNTKRDLALKAKASLEHAKARILGVVLNNMDRKNADAYYYYYGATEE; encoded by the coding sequence GTGCCGTCCTTGAGCAGTAAACGGAAAATCATTGCCCAACACAACCCGAGGTCTCCGATCTCTGAAGCTTATGTCAAACTAAGAACGAATATCGAATTGTCCGCGGTGGATAGTCCGATCCAAGTCATCATGACGACTTCGGCCAATCCTGGGGACGGTAAGTCGACGACAGCATCGAACTTGGGAGTCGTATACGCGCAGGCTGAGAAGAAGACGCTGATTATCGATGCCGACCTTCGAAAGCCGACGATGCACCACTACTTTATGTTGAGCAATCGAGGCGGGCTTACGAGTGTCTTAACAAACCAGAGCAGGTTTGAGTCCGTGGTTCGAGATACCTCTACGCCGAATTTGCAAGTGCTCACGTCGGGCCCGATTCCGCCGAATCCTTCGGAGTTGTTGTCTTCCAAGCGGATGAGCCACTTGATCGAAGAACTGCGTAGTCAATACGATACGATCATTATCGATTCGCCTCCGACCTTGGCGGTCGCGGATGCTCAGATCATCTCTACATTAACGGATGGTGTGCTGTTAGTCCTGAGCTCCGGAAATACGAAGCGAGATTTGGCACTGAAGGCGAAGGCCAGCTTGGAACATGCGAAGGCACGGATTCTAGGCGTCGTCTTAAATAACATGGACCGGAAAAATGCGGATGCATACTATTACTACTATGGTGCAACAGAAGAGTAG